The nucleotide sequence aattgcaCAAAATGAACTACAAGTTGTACTAAGATTTTGATATTTGTCTCTAACTGACTATTTGAGCATTGAAAAGTTTGAATCAATATTGTCTTTTCTCTAGATGACTGAAAGCTGGGAAATGTTTGAACCCtttacaaagaactacaggaagaTGCTGATAAAAGGAGAAATAGTCTCCACAGATGACACCAGTTTGTTATTCAGTACCagatggtcagtcctgaaaaaaacatatgtatacacacacacatgtgtgtacatatgtatgtatgtatctacgtATAAACAGACTAAGCAGTTTATATTATATACTTGAGAATATATATAGTCAAAGTTTTTTAACACATATACATAGAGTTGGATGATAGATCAATCAATAGATCGATCAACTGATGGTGATAGATGAATAGAAGAtaggtgggtagatagatagatagatagatagatagatagatagatagatagatagatagatagatagacagatgataaaaAATGTTacaactataattttaaaaaaggatctGAAAATGAAAGATAGTCCTGTGtgatatatgggagggtttggatgaaggaaaggggaaataatacaataatattataatctcaacATTTTAAAAGGGACTTGGTTATTAAATAGCATCAGAGATAAAATGCACATTCAAGTCAGTCTTTGAGGAAGTGAAGTGTCAGTGGGAATGGATAAATGGTTGAGTACGGGGACAAAATAGGAACAGTATAACACTGTTTAGAAGAGAGTCTTTCTTGTAAAGTTGTAAACCATGTTTTACTTCTTGGGCAATTGCTCTTTATTATGGTGCTCATCTCTGTGAAGATGGTCAGGAATTTACCTTATGCTATGTCTTATTGAATTCCAGAGTAAATTGTTATTTCACCTACcatttttgattctttttgagacaggttctctttgtaactttggagcctattctggaactaactaacatagaccaggcttgcctcacatttacagagatctgcctgcctctgcctcctgagtattgggattaagagtatgcaccaccaccacctgactattttcaagatttttatgtttcttgataacttctttcttcctcatcCTTTCTTGACTCTTTCTTttatcctcccttccctcccatttcctcctgtctcttatcttctctcttccctctcatcTCATctattcctccctccccttccacctttctcacttcttctctttctactctcccagcctcttctcccatcccctccctcccctccttccccttcctctcctatTTCCCTTCTCTTCAGGTCTCTTCTCTAACCTCACTCCTCTCCATCTGCTCCCTCCTGcttctatcttctttcttcttatccttcccttgctcttcttcctcttttcgcctctcttcttttctcttctctttcctctccttctttcttgttaGTCCCATGGCCTTCCTTTTACTAGTCTCCTGTCCTGTgagccctcctctcctctcctctcctctcctctcctctcatctcctctgctctgttctcctcttctctctgcgtCTCTTGCCTTAtctttgattctcctgcctcttccccttttttgtctttttcactctctccagttccttcattcctttcttcctctctcctttcttctttcctccttccctttcttctttctctttaaatatacAAATCTCTACTTACTCAATGAGGAATAATTTGCATATGTAAAATACATACAATCCACATAGTCAAACAGATTCTATCACCTTTTTTCAACTTTTGGAATAAATTTATTCTATTCTGCTTCCCTTTCCTATACATCTCTCCATACCCTCCAGTTCCACCCTGCCCATAGCTATCTCAACAACCATGGGCTTAGCTTCTGATAGGTGATCTTCAAACCTGCCTTTTTCAAGAACTATCTTTGACTGTCAAGTCACCCCTTTTTTCTACTTCACAACAAAAtgacacagataaaaataatggatGGTAAAACAGGGTCCAATGTTCTGATGCATATGAGAATAACTCAAGACATTACCTTGAGTTAAAAGGTTGGAAAAAAGATATTGCAAGCAAACTGATGTATCCATTATAATATCTAATAGCATAATCTTCAAATCGAAATTTattcaaaagaaatggaaagaacacTACATAATCATCAAAGGAATAATTCACCAAGATGATGTTACagttcttaatatttttgttCCAAGCACAAGGGAACCCACTTTtgtaaaaagaagcaaaacattttaaaatacatatttacccTCACACACTATTAGTGTCAAACTTTAATATTCCACTCTAACCAATACacaggtcattcagacaaaaactaaGCAAAGAAATGCTGGAGACAACtgatgttataaaccaaatgaacctaagagatattttcaaaacattccacacaacacaaaagaatataccttctcagatCCTCAGggaattttctccaaaattgaaCACATACTCCTATAAGTCAAACTAAatttcacagacccagagaagttaGTCAAAGAGGAAAGCTCTAGGAAGAACATATGAACCTACTCTGGAAGGAGAAATGGAATAAATTTTGTAGATGAACAGGGAGATTTGGGGACTGGAGTATGAGGGATCATGTGGAGGGTCAGGCCAAGAGTACACAGAGAGACCCACTGGAATTGGGAAGAATCGAGGGGTGGAAACCTAGTGTGGTGAAAACTCTAAGAGGGGTTATCCTAGTGAGGATTCTTAGCAATTAAGGAACTGGCCAGAGTCTGACCTGGCCATCTTTTTAGCCAGGTAAGGCTTCTAGTGGCAAGACTAGATTGTCATTACTACTATATTATGCACACATATGAAAGTATATAAATATGCTAATGCATATTTATAGTTTATTTGTGATGTAAGTATATCTCTTTATACTATTAAAGACATATTATTTTCCATAGACAAACCTGGCTTTGCAAGGCATAGCCTGTGATCAAGGTCATCCTAAGCATAAAGCTCAAGTTCTTTTAGactgtgatttaaataattttctttgttccATATCTATAATCCTCCCACATGCCCTCCTTGTCCTTCAAATTTATAGCCTCTTTTCAATTAATAATtactacatacatgcatgtatttgtatgtgcatgtactcaCCCAATACAACCTTGTTTGTCTATATAATGTtattgtatatgttttcaggaccAATCATTAACACTGAATGAACATGAGAAGGAACACCTCTCCTAGTCCCAGCTTTACACATCTATCTATAGTTCTTTGCATGAAGTCGAGGCCTCATAGTCTTTTCTCACTCATTTTGACATGTTTATtgattggtgtcatccttgttcagctcactttTGGTCAGTCATGTTTGTGAGTCTTTATAGGTGTAGTTTGTGGTTTGACTTGAAAACACAGCCAGCAAAAGCCCTGTTCTGGCTCTTGCAGCCCTTCCATGCCATCTTCTGAAATGTTTCATAAGCCTTATATATTGAAACGTTTTGCAGATATATCCATTGGTATTAGGCTCTAGAACTCTACATTTTggttagttgttgttttttttgtagTTATCTTtgcctattaaaaaaaaagacgttTCCTTGGTAATGTGTGAAGACTACACATATTTGTGTgcataaggacaaatgtttatagattatttttaggggctgtgctggtttagtaaattagtgaTTATCCTCCAATAACTACAACTTTCCTAGCACTGAGTAGTTAACTATATTGTCCTCTTCTTAAGCAGATCTTAAGCCCAACTAAAGAGCTATTTGTAACCACCAAATCATGTGTGCCATTGCTGCACCCTTAGCATGATCATGCAAAGCTGGTTGTTGATGTGGTTCACAGTCATCACAGATAAGTAGAACTTCTGGTTACTCTTCTTCTTTGAAAGCTTTGATGGCATCTTCTGGTACATTGGAAGTTATTTTTTGGGCAAAAGGCATTCAGATCACTTTCATCTCAGGTACTTGGGTCATGTTTTTGACGCATATGGTATCTAAAGCATGACTGACTTACATTGTATCTCTCAGGGTTCATCAAGGGTAATAGCAATAGGCTATATGTTTTGGGAGTCTTTTAGTTATGGCCAAAAGCTCTGAAAAGGGGTTCTCATGTCtgactttgggattttttttagatTCCTTTCGGCTCTTAGACGGAGCATCATCACTCGATGAGAAAGTTCATtgtagactctgtgtgtgtgtgtgtgtgtgtgtgtgtgtgtgtgtctgtatgtgtgtgtttgtgtgtgtgtgtgtgtgtgtgtgtgtgcaaatattttAGGTCTTTTGTTAAATAGTTAATAATAtatgattctttgtggatttttagGGTGTCTGTATTATTTTAcccacttccttcttccctcatCCGTAAGTAGCCCCCCTTTCTATTTCCTCTCTCAGATTACTTATATTTTTCAATTCCCCCTTTCCTTATTTCTACATTCTTCTGTGTTTATCTCCATTCTCCCCAATTTCCATTTCTGTGATTAAATTGTAAAGCTCATTTTTTGCTCTGTTTCTCAACTATTCCAAAAAGTCAGCAGGTAAGGTAGTAGGAACATTCACAATCTTGTAACTGTTTGGTCTTAAGTAATGTGCACTTAAACCATGTTTTCCTCAACTATATACTCTAGTAACTCTTAGACAACCAGATTTTTAACCTAAATCCCTTCACTGTTATAAAatttaggcttttgaaaccttccCTTGATCTTACAATTACATTTTCTCAACAAAACTCCCCAACTTAATTCTTTCATGAAAACTGCTAGCTTCTTTATTTGGTGAAGCTTCTAGATGGTGGTAAAAtacagagagcaagagagagtcTCAGAGGCAGCCTAGATAATGATCTAAAGCATACACCACTCTGAGAACAGAGCAACATTTGACAGTCTATCCATTGTCAGAAATATTGCTCCTACGCTCCTGTATCTTTGCTTCTCTCTGGAAATTGCAGGTGGAATTGCTATAAGAAATGAAAGTCATCATTCCCCAACTAAACTTAATGAAAGATCTGTTCAAATTTCTAGCAATATTCTGAAAATTTGTGTCTTCTTACTGAAACATAGCACTTCCTCATCACATATAAGTGGGATATGAGTCATCATACTATCAATGGCATCATATTTGTGTCCTTTACACAGGAATTAAACTACTACAACACATAATGTATTTATGGTGTCACAGTGAATAGAATACCAACCTGCTATTAAGATGTTTAAACTTAGTTTCTACTTTGCTTATTTTATTAtactaaacattttattaatttttttacatgatttaaaattgattttaaatattttaatggaaatgGGTATATATCCAAGTCTATTTTAAATGCTAGCTCCAGGAAACAGGAATGTGCTCAGTAGGTAAGAACTCTTGCTGCATGAGATGAATAACTGTGTTTGCATCCCACACAACATAGCATGCAAATGTCAGTGGAAAAGAGAGCTGCATATTTCAGTGTTGAGAAGACATGTCTGCACATATCTCTGTAATCAGTGATGTGAGATGTTAAAATAATTGTTGAGTTTTGCAGGATGCAAACTTAGCTATAGGAAaagatctcttttaaaaaagtaaggcTATAGGCAGGATGTCAGGTGAACTCCTTTGTCCttcccatgtgtgtatatggtcaACTGTAACTATGCACATAAATGtgcatacaccatacacatataccccatacattcaaatacacaaaaacaagagaaaaaacatTCTAGGATTGATAACTGCCAAATATTTTAGAAgggaaaacaaaattagaaacatgAAGGCATGATTTTATGGTGTTTTAATAAGAATACAACAAAAGATAATATGAGACCTAAGCATTTCTCTTTAAGAATTTCACTAGAGAATTTTTTACTTGATTATTTCTTAAACTGTAGATAATTGGATTTAGCACAGGAATTACAACAGTGTAAAATATAGAGTCCATCATATCTTGATCATCTACTTGTGAAGATGCAGGACGAACATACATAAAAAGTAAAGAACCATAGTATAAAGACACAGACAAGAGATGGGCTCCACATGTGGAAAAGGCTTTCTTTATGCCTTTGAGAGATTTCTGCTTTaagattgaaaacaaaacaagtgtaTACGAGACAAGAATAGTCAAAATACTAAATACCTGAATTGatccagagaaaataaaaagcattaagTAATTGAGAGAAGGGTCAGTACAGGAAATCTTCAATAGTGGCATAACATCACAGTAAAAGTGATGTATTATGTTGGAATTACAGAAAGTTAGTCTGAATAAAAAACTTTCATGAAGCAAAACATGTATAAACCCACCCACAAAGGACAGTGTTAGCAAACGTACACAGAGTCTGTTTGTCATGATCACTGGGTAGTGTAAAGGTTTGCATATGGCTATGtagcgatcataggccattgCTGCCAAGAGAAAACATTCTGTGGTTGCACTGATTCCAAATGAAAAAAACTGTGTCATGCATTCTGAGAGAGAGATCAGTTTACTCTTGGCAAAAAAGTCAAATAGCATCTTTGGTGTTACTGTGGATGACAACCAGGTATCCACAAATGCTAAACTCCCTAGAAACAGGTACATGGGGATGTGAAGGTCAGGGTCATTCCAGATGAGAGTGATGAGACCAAGGTTCCCCACAA is from Microtus pennsylvanicus isolate mMicPen1 chromosome 1, mMicPen1.hap1, whole genome shotgun sequence and encodes:
- the LOC142837958 gene encoding olfactory receptor 5H19-like isoform X2, whose translation is MKLNATVLTQFVLTGLTHLPQWEIPLFLMFLVIYLITIVGNLGLITLIWNDPDLHIPMYLFLGSLAFVDTWLSSTVTPKMLFDFFAKSKLISLSECMTQFFSFGISATTECFLLAAMAYDRYIAICKPLHYPVIMTNRLCVRLLTLSFVGGFIHVLLHESFLFRLTFCNSNIIHHFYCDVMPLLKISCTDPSLNYLMLFIFSGSIQVFSILTILVSYTLVLFSILKQKSLKGIKKAFSTCGAHLLSVSLYYGSLLFMYVRPASSQVDDQDMMDSIFYTVVIPVLNPIIYSLRNNQVKNSLVKFLKRNA
- the LOC142837958 gene encoding olfactory receptor 5H17-like isoform X1: MGTENATVLTQFVLTGLTHLPQWEIPLFLMFLVIYLITIVGNLGLITLIWNDPDLHIPMYLFLGSLAFVDTWLSSTVTPKMLFDFFAKSKLISLSECMTQFFSFGISATTECFLLAAMAYDRYIAICKPLHYPVIMTNRLCVRLLTLSFVGGFIHVLLHESFLFRLTFCNSNIIHHFYCDVMPLLKISCTDPSLNYLMIYIFSMPIQVFTIATVLVSYFYILFTICKMKSKDGRGKAFSTCASHFLSVSIFYICLLMYIRPFEEGNKDIPVAVFYTIIIPLLNPFIYSLRNKEVINAVKKVINTYSTFKKSSKSTDH